The DNA sequence AAATGTTGATGATTTGCATGAAAGAGCGGGTTCAACTAAAGTAATTCATTTGCATGGTGAACTTAAAAAAGTACGACCAATCAATTCTGATTCTAATATAATTTCTTGGGAAAAAGATTTGAATGTTGGTGATTTTAATTTTGAGGGAATCCAGTTGCGACCTCATATCGTTTGGTTTGGTGAAATGGTTCCGGAGATGGAAAAAGCAATTGAGATTGCTTCTCAAGCAGATTTTTTTTTAGTTGTTGGAACTTCGATGATGGTTTATCCTGCGGCCGGTTTAATTCATTATATTCCAGGAAATTGTGAGATTTTTGTGATTGATCCCAATCTTTCAAATAATTTCACAGAAAATAAAAATCACTTTGCAACTTCTGCGACGCAAGGAATGGAATTATTTAAAAAGAGTATTTTAGAAAAGATTAATAACTAATTATACATTTTGAATTTAAGAAAACAAAAAAGCCGACTAAATAATCGGCTTAATATTTTTTTTATCATTTGTGTTTTCTGATGAAACAAATATAAACTTTAGTAGTAGTATAAAAAAGAGTGAAAACACCCTTTTTAACACATTTCATGTTTTATGGCGAAAAGTACAATTCCAACTCTGGTTTTCACATTAAGTTTTGCAAAGATAGAATCCCTGTAACCATCTACCGTTCTTGGACTTACATACATTTGTTCAGCGATTTCTTTATAGGTAAGTTCCGAACAAGCTAATTTTATAAATTCGATTTCACGATCTTTTAAGGAATTATTTATTTCTTGATTTACTTTTTCTTCCGTTTTAATTTTCAGCAAACTTTGCGTTACAATATCGGTGTAGAAAATCCCTTTTTCGTGTACGATATTGATGGCGTCAAAAAGAATGTCAGGCGACATATCTTTCAATAAATATCCTTTTGCGCCTGATTTCAGCATACTGATAATCGTACTTTCATTATCTTCCATTGTTAAAGCAATCACTTTTAAGTCCGGATAATTTTTACTAAGTACCAATGTTGTTTCTATGCCGTTTTTCCGAGGCATATTAATATCCATTAAGACTACTTCCGGAAAAATTTTGCGGTGCTCCAGCTGTTTCAAAAAATCTTCGCCATTACAGCAATTCATTACCACTTCAAATTTGGGATTAAATGAAATCATGTTTTCGATTGCCTTAGACACCAATTTGTGGTCATCTACGATTGCGATTTTTATTCTTTGCATAGTGTCGGTTTATTATAGGTAATGGTAATTTCGGTACCAATATTTTCGGTGGACTTAATTTTAAAACTAGCATTAATAATTTTTGCACGGTTCTTAATATTTGTCAATCCACTTCCATCATTTCTATGTTCTGCATTAAATCCAACTCCGTAATCATTAATGCTAATTTCAATAAAATTTGAATGATCCTCAACTTTTATTAATATTTTATTCGATCGGGCATGTTTTATTACATTATTAATAGACTCCTGAATTATTCGAAATAAAATTAGAGCATGATCTGCATTAATTTCTAAATCGTGATTGTTAATCTGGTATTCTACATCCATTAACTGC is a window from the Kaistella flava (ex Peng et al. 2021) genome containing:
- a CDS encoding SIR2 family NAD-dependent protein deacylase, which codes for MKKKLVVFSGAGISAESGVQTFRDSNGLWENHRVEDVASPEGFARNPQMVLDFYNARRRQLTEITPNNAHLILAELELYFDVEIITQNVDDLHERAGSTKVIHLHGELKKVRPINSDSNIISWEKDLNVGDFNFEGIQLRPHIVWFGEMVPEMEKAIEIASQADFFLVVGTSMMVYPAAGLIHYIPGNCEIFVIDPNLSNNFTENKNHFATSATQGMELFKKSILEKINN
- a CDS encoding response regulator transcription factor, with the protein product MQRIKIAIVDDHKLVSKAIENMISFNPKFEVVMNCCNGEDFLKQLEHRKIFPEVVLMDINMPRKNGIETTLVLSKNYPDLKVIALTMEDNESTIISMLKSGAKGYLLKDMSPDILFDAINIVHEKGIFYTDIVTQSLLKIKTEEKVNQEINNSLKDREIEFIKLACSELTYKEIAEQMYVSPRTVDGYRDSIFAKLNVKTRVGIVLFAIKHEMC